From one Humulus lupulus chromosome 8, drHumLupu1.1, whole genome shotgun sequence genomic stretch:
- the LOC133798591 gene encoding large ribosomal RNA subunit accumulation protein YCED homolog 1, chloroplastic-like, with protein MSFVIPSSSSMIPPTCFNQYKVFQPKANQNASLSPCSTFSYGKHSFCMTENVHTILREKPLSALRSTTIDCMKPNYQSNGDDIISFNFGDEEKEDIEDTGSPWEGAVIYKRNSSITHVEYCTTLERLGLGKLSTEVSKSRASVMGLRVTKAVKDFLLGTPVHVSIDITRKKQKLRLDGIIKTVFTLRCSRCGEPAAESIFSNFSLLLTEEPVEEPEIINMGMIYGENKANFITGSGEDCEEEDDDASIDFEDRLYFPPKEKEIDISKHIRDLLHLEIIISSICDPNCKGMCFNCGVNLNTSTCICSKEEMKTNSFGALGNLMQQMQPNK; from the exons ATGTCTTTTGTAATCCCTTCATCATCATCCATGATTCCTCCTACTTGTTTCAACCAATATAAGGTTTTTCAGCCAAAGGCCAATCAAAATGCTTCTTTATCTCCTTGCTCTACATTTTCTTACGGGAAGCATTCATTTTGTATGACTGAAAATGTACATACAATTTTAAGAGAGAAACCACTTAGTGCTTTAAGATCTACCACCATAGATTGCATGAAACCTAATTATCAGTCCAATGGAGATGATATCATATCTTTCAACTTTGGAGACGAAGAAAAAGAAGACATTGAAGACACGGGCTCACCATGGGAAGGAGCAGTTATTTACAAGAGAAACTCTTCAATAACACATGTTGAATACTGCACCACCCTTGAGAGGCTTGGGTTAGGGAAACTTTCAACCGAGGTATCAAAATCCAGGGCTTCTGTAATGGGGTTACGGGTGACAAAAGCTGTAAAGGATTTTCTTCTTGGAACACCCGTTCACGTCTCTATTGATATAACAAGGAAGAAGCAAAAGTTGAGGCTTGACGGGATCATAAAAACTGTCTTCACTCTCAGATGCAGTAG GTGTGGTGAGCCAGCTGCAGAAAGCATCTTCTCCAATTTCTCCTTGCTATTAACTGAGGAGCCTGTTGAAGAACCTGAGATCATTAACATGGGTATGATCTATGGAGAAAACAAGGCCAATTTTATTACCGGAAGTGGTGAGGATTgtgaggaagaagatgatgatgctTCCATTGATTTTGAGGATCGACTCTATTTCCCCCCTAAAgaaaaggaaatagatatatcaAAGCATATCAGAGACCTGCTGCACCTGGAGATTATCATCAGCTCAATTTGTGATCCAAATTGCAAAGGCATGTGTTTTAATTGTGGTGTGAATTTGAACACTAGTACATGTATTTGTAGCAAAGAAGAGATGAAGACGAATTCTTTTGGAGCTCTTGGAAATTTGATGCAGCAAATGCAACCAAATAAATga